The Deltaproteobacteria bacterium sequence GATCGACGAAGACAACGAACTTTCCGACTTGGTTGACAAAATCGGAAAGGGGACGTGTGTCATCGACCTCGGCGAGGTCGAGCGCATCAACTCGTGCGGCGTGCGCGACTGGGTCAACTGGCTCGGCAAGATCGAGAGCGCGGGTGCCGAGGTCGTGCTGGTCGAGTGCTCGCCGGCGATCGTTGCGCAGATCAACCTCGTCAACAACTTCACGGGCAAGGGCGTCGTCAAGAGCTTCTACGTCCCGTACTTCTGTCCCGAATGCGACGAGGAAAAGGTGCTGCTGTGCGAGACCGCCGACATGGGGCCGCCGCCGCACGAGCCGCCGACTTGTCGCTGTGACGAGTGCGACCTCGTCATGGACTTCGACGACATGCCCGACTCGTACTTCGCGTTCCTCGCGAACCAAAAGAAGATCGCGGACGCGGGCAAGGTCGATCAGGTCATCAGCGAGTTCAACCCGGGGGACGGCGAGAAGTCCAAGATTCGCTCGCGCGTCGGCTCGACCAGCCTGTCGGGCGCGTCGCTGTCGTCGTCGTTGCCGAGCGTACCGTCGCTGCCGTCGATCTCGCGGTCGTCGGCGGGGCTCGGAACGGGCGCGGGGTCGCGGCCGGGCAGCGCGTTCACGGGCACCGGCTCGCGACCGGGCTTCGGCACCTCGCCTGGGTCAAACCCGGGGACGTTGCCCGGCTCCCCGCCCGACGCGCGCGCGGCGGCCGTCGCGCCCCGCAGCGGCGCCGTCGTCTACGTCCTGGTCGGGGTTCTCGTGCTCGCGATCGTCGTGTTGGGCGTCCTGCTGTTCGCCAAGTAAGTCCCCGTGGCCGATTCGGCTCTCCAGCGGTTCTTGCAAGAGTTCAAGCGCACTGCGCCCGCGATCGTCGACAGCTACTTCGTCGTCGACAAGGACCGCAACATCGTAGACTTCAACCGCGCGTTCTACGCGATGTTGCCGCGCCAGGTCGCTCGCGGCCTCAAGGGCAAGAAGTGCTACGACGTCATCGAACTCAACATCTGCCGCGACAACTGCATCGCGATGCAGTGCTGGGAAAGCGGCCGCCACGTGCGGCTCGACGAAATCACCGGCACGGTCATCGGCGACGCGGAGGGGCAGCAGCTGCGATTCATCCTGTCGGCCGTGCCGATCACCGACGACGACGGCAACCCGATCGGGGCGCTTGAGATCCAGCGCAACGTCACCGACGAGGCGGTCGTCCAGGTCAAATACCAGGAGATGCTCGAAACCGAAGCGCGCGAGCGCGAGCGGCTCGCTACGCAGATCCGCGCGCGCACGAAGGAGCTGCTGGAAACCAACCAGCGGCTGCTCAAGACGCAAAAAGAACTGCTCGCGTACAAAAAGGGGCTGATCGCGTAACCGCCGCGCGAGCGGCGCACGACGGCCGCGCGGCCGAGACGGCCGGCGGGCGTGGAACACCCCGTCCTGCGAGCGGCGCCGCGGCACGCGGCGACGGTCCGGTGGCCGCTGCGCAACCGCAGTGCCACACGGCTCCGCCTACACGTCGCCGAATGAACTACACGTCGCATGCAAGCGAAGCTAACTCGGCGCGCCTGAACGGATTTCCGGTAAGCCGCCGGTTTGACCGGGCTGTGTACTGCGCGTAAGATCGACGACAACGCTATGGCCAAGCGCGCTGGGCCGAGCATCTCGGTCAAGATGATCCTGACCACGACGTTGCTGATCCTCGTGATCGTCGTCGGGTTCGGATTTCTGAACATATACAACGTCCGGAAGGTCTACGACAAAAGCG is a genomic window containing:
- a CDS encoding anti-sigma factor antagonist encodes the protein MSQKFQATVHQRDDVTFVKLAGVIDEDNELSDLVDKIGKGTCVIDLGEVERINSCGVRDWVNWLGKIESAGAEVVLVECSPAIVAQINLVNNFTGKGVVKSFYVPYFCPECDEEKVLLCETADMGPPPHEPPTCRCDECDLVMDFDDMPDSYFAFLANQKKIADAGKVDQVISEFNPGDGEKSKIRSRVGSTSLSGASLSSSLPSVPSLPSISRSSAGLGTGAGSRPGSAFTGTGSRPGFGTSPGSNPGTLPGSPPDARAAAVAPRSGAVVYVLVGVLVLAIVVLGVLLFAK
- a CDS encoding PAS domain-containing protein, producing MADSALQRFLQEFKRTAPAIVDSYFVVDKDRNIVDFNRAFYAMLPRQVARGLKGKKCYDVIELNICRDNCIAMQCWESGRHVRLDEITGTVIGDAEGQQLRFILSAVPITDDDGNPIGALEIQRNVTDEAVVQVKYQEMLETEARERERLATQIRARTKELLETNQRLLKTQKELLAYKKGLIA